A DNA window from Legionella sp. MW5194 contains the following coding sequences:
- a CDS encoding MFS transporter: MSSLSIPLSLSTRRILIWLVGVSFVLFQFFLQLSSGVIIGAIMVEMKLSALMAGFLSSSFYYVYTSLQIPVGILFDRANPRFLLTVNALLCSLGCFLFAHSEHLWALVLSRLMIGAGSSFAFVGLSHLLREHFPIRQFAFMIGLSETLGFLMTMLGMICLGGLITHWGWRFFVNCAGTGGIVIAFCCWQLIPPKPRQAMRLSQLKPLLFILKSPKAWFNGLFVGLSFTVITVFGALWAIPFLQIKLNLTLKEASLVDAFVFLGAAVSCPLFGYLAGYFHRRTPLMLFSCLSTAVFLLIALFMPIQSSVSMAWLLFLIGVCCGAYMLSYSIANELAPQNTLSTCTGFTNTLAMLTAPLLQPLVGYFLDFLRGSRETYTLADYQWALVIVPFGLIIAAGLSLLLPDKNGV, from the coding sequence ATGTCTTCTCTTAGTATACCGCTTTCCCTCTCGACCCGGCGCATTTTAATCTGGCTGGTAGGGGTTTCCTTTGTATTGTTTCAATTTTTTCTGCAATTGTCATCGGGGGTCATCATCGGTGCCATCATGGTGGAAATGAAGCTCTCCGCCCTCATGGCCGGTTTCTTGAGCAGTTCGTTTTACTATGTTTACACCAGCCTGCAGATACCGGTCGGCATTCTTTTTGACCGGGCTAACCCTCGCTTCCTTTTAACCGTCAATGCCCTGCTCTGCAGCCTTGGGTGCTTTCTTTTCGCTCATAGCGAACATTTATGGGCACTGGTTTTGAGCCGTCTGATGATTGGCGCCGGCTCTTCCTTTGCTTTTGTGGGGCTTTCCCATTTGCTGCGCGAGCATTTCCCAATCCGGCAATTTGCCTTCATGATTGGCCTTTCAGAAACCTTGGGCTTTTTAATGACCATGCTTGGCATGATCTGCCTTGGGGGACTGATTACGCATTGGGGCTGGCGCTTTTTTGTTAACTGCGCAGGCACTGGCGGGATAGTGATTGCATTCTGCTGCTGGCAGCTTATTCCACCGAAACCTCGGCAAGCCATGCGGTTGTCCCAACTGAAACCGCTGCTTTTCATTCTTAAATCACCCAAAGCCTGGTTTAATGGGTTGTTTGTCGGGTTAAGCTTTACGGTCATCACTGTTTTTGGAGCATTGTGGGCTATTCCGTTTTTACAAATTAAATTGAATCTAACCCTTAAGGAAGCCAGTCTGGTTGATGCTTTTGTTTTTCTTGGCGCGGCGGTGAGCTGCCCGCTTTTCGGCTACCTGGCCGGTTATTTTCATCGCCGAACCCCCCTCATGTTGTTTTCCTGCCTGTCAACCGCCGTCTTTTTACTCATTGCCCTGTTCATGCCCATTCAGTCTTCAGTGAGCATGGCATGGCTTCTGTTTTTGATTGGTGTCTGCTGCGGCGCTTACATGCTGTCTTATTCGATTGCCAATGAATTGGCCCCACAGAACACCTTATCCACCTGCACAGGCTTTACCAATACCCTGGCGATGTTAACTGCGCCCTTACTGCAACCGCTGGTGGGGTATTTTCTTGATTTTCTCCGCGGCAGCCGCGAGACCTACACCCTGGCTGATTATCAATGGGCCTTGGTCATTGTACCCTTCGGCCTAATCATAGCCGCAGGACTTTCGTTGTTACTCCCGGATAAAAACGGGGTCTAA
- the msbA gene encoding lipid A export permease/ATP-binding protein MsbA, whose product MNNQAPASSKALYRRLLTYVKPYWMVLALGIIANILYSGIDATFTYLMRPFLDKSFINVDMAFVQKIPLLVLLGVLSRAVVSSLGSYCMTWVSRSVVQVLRQRVFAHIIRLPADYYDEATSGQLLSKILYNVEQVAQVSADALTDFIQNAFLVVGLLTVMMVICWQFSLMFLLTVPFVGLIVNYTNKRVRRISHRVQKSMGEVTEIASEAIDGYRVVRIFGGEAYEMAKFNRATEASRVNDMKVAVSKAINVSGVQFVLAIGITAILYTAIHLAAVIPISAGSFVAIIAAMLQLIKPMKTLTTLNATIQKGLAGAESVFAMLDSPVETEQGRALTSRAQGEIRFEKVGFAYRQGQVILNNINLLIPAGQTVALVGHSGSGKTTLASLLPRFYEVTEGQICLDGEPIHQLKLSSLREQMALVSQHVTLFNDTLANNIAYGRFDVSRDDIVAAARLAFADEFIQRLPDGYDTRVGENGFLLSGGQRQRLAIARAILKNAPILILDEATSALDSQSEQAIQSALEHVMKNRTTLVIAHRLSTIQRAHKIVVLDKGRIVEQGTHQELLERNGHYAQLYRAQTLHHAHEDRVT is encoded by the coding sequence ATGAATAATCAAGCGCCTGCCAGTTCCAAAGCCTTGTACCGCCGCCTCCTGACTTATGTTAAACCCTATTGGATGGTGTTGGCGCTGGGGATTATTGCAAACATTTTATACTCAGGCATCGACGCCACCTTTACCTACCTCATGCGTCCTTTCCTTGATAAAAGTTTTATCAATGTGGATATGGCGTTTGTTCAAAAAATCCCTCTACTCGTTCTGCTGGGGGTTTTATCACGGGCCGTGGTCAGTTCGCTTGGCAGCTATTGCATGACCTGGGTATCCCGATCCGTCGTGCAGGTCTTAAGGCAGCGGGTATTTGCTCATATTATCCGTTTGCCGGCTGATTATTACGATGAAGCCACCTCGGGTCAGCTTCTATCCAAAATTCTCTACAATGTCGAGCAGGTGGCCCAGGTCAGTGCCGATGCGCTCACTGATTTTATTCAAAACGCGTTTTTAGTCGTCGGGCTTTTAACCGTGATGATGGTCATTTGCTGGCAATTTTCCCTGATGTTCCTGCTCACCGTGCCTTTTGTGGGGCTGATTGTCAATTACACCAACAAGCGGGTCAGGCGTATCAGTCACAGAGTGCAGAAATCCATGGGGGAAGTGACTGAAATTGCCAGTGAGGCGATTGACGGGTATCGGGTGGTGCGTATTTTTGGCGGTGAAGCGTATGAAATGGCCAAATTCAATCGTGCCACCGAAGCCTCACGGGTCAATGACATGAAAGTGGCCGTCAGCAAGGCCATCAATGTGTCGGGTGTGCAATTTGTGCTGGCGATTGGCATTACTGCCATTCTGTATACAGCCATTCATCTGGCGGCGGTTATCCCCATTTCTGCGGGCTCGTTTGTGGCGATAATCGCGGCCATGCTGCAATTAATCAAGCCGATGAAAACCCTGACCACGCTCAATGCCACCATTCAAAAGGGACTCGCCGGTGCTGAGAGCGTCTTTGCCATGTTAGACAGTCCGGTTGAGACAGAGCAAGGCAGGGCATTGACGTCAAGAGCACAGGGTGAAATACGGTTTGAGAAGGTGGGTTTTGCCTACCGCCAGGGGCAGGTGATTCTCAATAACATCAATCTCCTTATCCCGGCGGGCCAGACCGTGGCGCTGGTGGGTCATTCCGGCAGCGGTAAAACCACGTTGGCGAGCCTCCTGCCTCGCTTTTATGAAGTGACAGAGGGACAGATCTGCCTGGATGGCGAACCCATCCATCAGTTGAAGCTGAGCAGCCTGCGTGAGCAGATGGCTCTGGTCAGCCAGCATGTGACCTTATTCAACGACACCCTGGCCAATAACATTGCCTACGGCCGTTTTGATGTGAGCCGTGATGACATTGTGGCGGCGGCCAGACTGGCCTTTGCCGATGAATTTATTCAGCGCCTGCCGGACGGGTATGACACGCGGGTGGGCGAAAATGGCTTTCTGCTTTCAGGCGGCCAGCGTCAGCGTCTGGCCATTGCCCGGGCCATTTTAAAAAACGCGCCCATACTCATTCTTGATGAGGCTACTTCCGCGCTCGACAGCCAGTCGGAGCAGGCGATTCAGTCCGCGCTGGAGCATGTCATGAAAAACCGCACCACGCTGGTTATCGCCCATCGCCTGTCCACCATTCAGCGTGCGCACAAAATCGTGGTATTGGATAAAGGCCGTATTGTGGAACAGGGGACGCACCAGGAACTGCTCGAACGCAATGGTCATTATGCGCAACTCTATCGTGCGCAGACATTGCATCATGCGCACGAAGACAGGGTGACTTAA
- a CDS encoding isovaleryl-CoA dehydrogenase: MHTGLHHALGETYDLLRDSVYQFAQHEIAPIAAQIDAENTFPNHLWRKLGEMGLLGITVSEEYGGANMGYLAHAIAMEEISRASASVGLSYGAHSNLCVNQIYLNGNHEQKRQYLPKLISGEFIGALAMSESNSGSDVVSMQLQAQSQGDHFILNGTKMWITNGPDADVLVVYAKTDKQAGSKGITAFLIEKGMQGFKTAQKLDKLGMRGSNTCELVFEDCRVPAENILGELNKGAKVLMSGLDYERTILAAGPVGIMQACLDVVIPYVHERKQFGQPIGEFQFIQGKLADMYTELSASRSYLYAVAKACDQGLVNRIDAAGVILYTAEKATQTALQAIQTLGGNGYINEYPTGRLLRDAKLYEIGAGTSEIRRMLIGRELFKETS, encoded by the coding sequence ATGCATACTGGATTACACCACGCCCTTGGCGAGACTTATGATCTGTTACGCGACAGCGTTTATCAGTTCGCGCAACATGAAATTGCCCCCATTGCCGCGCAGATTGACGCGGAAAACACCTTTCCCAACCACCTCTGGCGGAAACTGGGCGAGATGGGACTGCTAGGCATTACGGTCAGTGAGGAATACGGCGGAGCGAACATGGGTTATCTGGCCCACGCCATTGCCATGGAAGAAATTTCGCGCGCCTCAGCCTCGGTCGGCTTAAGTTACGGCGCTCATTCCAACCTCTGCGTCAACCAGATTTATCTGAACGGCAACCACGAGCAAAAGCGTCAATATTTGCCTAAACTTATTAGTGGAGAGTTTATTGGCGCGCTGGCCATGAGTGAGTCCAACTCCGGTTCTGATGTCGTCAGCATGCAGTTGCAGGCCCAGTCTCAAGGTGATCATTTTATTCTCAATGGCACTAAAATGTGGATTACCAATGGCCCGGATGCCGATGTTTTGGTGGTTTATGCCAAAACAGACAAGCAGGCCGGCAGCAAAGGCATTACCGCCTTTCTGATTGAGAAAGGCATGCAAGGATTCAAAACAGCGCAAAAACTCGATAAATTGGGAATGCGGGGTTCCAACACCTGCGAACTGGTGTTTGAAGATTGCCGGGTACCGGCTGAAAATATTCTTGGCGAACTGAATAAGGGCGCCAAAGTGCTGATGAGCGGTCTTGATTATGAGCGTACCATCCTGGCGGCGGGACCCGTGGGCATCATGCAGGCCTGCCTGGATGTGGTCATCCCCTACGTTCATGAACGTAAACAATTTGGCCAGCCGATTGGCGAATTCCAGTTTATTCAGGGTAAACTGGCAGACATGTATACGGAATTAAGCGCCTCGCGATCCTACCTTTATGCCGTAGCAAAGGCCTGTGATCAAGGGTTGGTCAACCGCATCGATGCCGCCGGTGTTATCCTTTATACTGCCGAGAAGGCCACACAAACGGCACTGCAGGCTATTCAAACTCTGGGCGGGAATGGCTATATTAATGAATACCCCACGGGGCGTTTGTTGCGGGATGCCAAATTGTACGAAATTGGCGCAGGTACCTCCGAGATACGGCGCATGCTGATTGGCCGTGAACTATTTAAAGAAACTTCATAA
- a CDS encoding DUF2188 domain-containing protein — MNKNEPMHNVTGGQLIPQDIEAMLEATERFPADVPGDEQKLAFERSKMVNEVDPIGTIPPMTEAQKDELKTASATKNMTLLIDKLGERLAFERSGVRLYEAAIAKAKGFNLPSVFLNRLQHIREEEAEHMAIVKTVMDQLGADATAITPCADATSVAGMGLIQVMTDPRTDAAQLLNTLLIAELTDNAGWELLIDLAMKQGQDVVAECFRTPLRQEQEHLLMIKSLLKETLELDTEQGSCYYLGEDERGWVIKKDGAGRAIRHFDNKEEAITAALKMSENAKGKLVIRH; from the coding sequence ATGAATAAAAACGAACCCATGCACAACGTCACCGGCGGGCAATTAATACCGCAGGACATTGAGGCGATGCTCGAAGCCACCGAACGTTTTCCTGCTGACGTACCCGGGGATGAACAAAAACTTGCCTTTGAGCGCAGCAAAATGGTTAACGAAGTTGACCCCATCGGCACAATCCCACCGATGACGGAAGCGCAAAAGGATGAATTAAAAACAGCCTCCGCCACCAAAAACATGACTTTATTGATTGACAAGCTCGGGGAGCGTCTTGCCTTTGAGCGATCCGGCGTTCGCCTGTATGAAGCCGCCATTGCCAAGGCCAAAGGCTTTAATCTGCCGTCGGTCTTCCTCAACCGTCTGCAACACATTCGCGAGGAAGAAGCTGAGCACATGGCCATCGTTAAAACCGTGATGGATCAATTAGGCGCCGATGCGACCGCAATCACCCCCTGTGCCGACGCGACCAGCGTCGCGGGTATGGGTCTCATTCAGGTGATGACTGATCCACGTACCGATGCCGCGCAATTGCTGAATACCCTGCTCATTGCCGAATTGACGGATAATGCCGGATGGGAACTGCTGATTGATCTGGCCATGAAGCAAGGCCAGGACGTGGTTGCTGAATGTTTTCGAACACCGCTGAGACAAGAGCAGGAACACCTGTTGATGATTAAAAGCCTGTTAAAAGAAACCCTTGAGCTCGATACCGAACAGGGGAGCTGTTATTACCTTGGTGAAGACGAACGCGGATGGGTGATTAAAAAAGACGGCGCAGGTCGTGCAATACGGCATTTTGATAACAAGGAAGAAGCCATTACCGCCGCCTTGAAAATGAGTGAAAACGCCAAAGGCAAGCTGGTTATCCGTCATTAG
- the lpxK gene encoding tetraacyldisaccharide 4'-kinase, whose protein sequence is MPAMLEKLWYGGYRAYWLLVPFAWLYQAASACRRFFLQRFRQQRFQVPVIVVGNLSVGGVGKTPLVIAIARQLQDKGIKVGIVSRGYGARLTAFPHEVTPNNTAAEVGDEPLLIRQKAGCPVVIAPKRVEAVRYLLQHHHPQVIVSDDGLQHYAMGRAIEIAVIDGQRGLGNGWCLPAGPLREPPGRLKKAQLVVVNQGSWPDAYPMTLTPGALTHLVSRRPVAKEELTLPIAAMAAIGNPQRFFSTLQQMGLIFQQYSFPDHHFFTANELQFSESSVIMTEKDAVKCHSFAREGWYVLPVEATLPDIFWQALWSQEQLKGLIST, encoded by the coding sequence ATGCCGGCCATGCTTGAAAAACTGTGGTATGGAGGCTACAGAGCCTACTGGTTACTGGTTCCCTTCGCCTGGCTTTATCAAGCGGCCAGTGCCTGCCGCCGCTTTTTTTTGCAACGGTTTCGCCAGCAGCGGTTTCAGGTTCCTGTCATCGTTGTGGGGAATCTTTCCGTCGGGGGCGTAGGTAAAACCCCGTTAGTGATTGCCATAGCCCGGCAATTACAGGACAAAGGCATCAAAGTCGGCATTGTCAGTCGCGGTTACGGTGCTCGCCTGACTGCTTTCCCTCATGAAGTGACACCCAACAACACAGCGGCAGAGGTAGGGGATGAGCCCCTGCTCATTCGACAAAAAGCCGGGTGTCCTGTCGTGATTGCCCCGAAACGGGTTGAAGCCGTTCGTTACCTGCTGCAACACCACCACCCGCAGGTGATTGTAAGCGATGACGGTTTGCAGCATTATGCCATGGGGCGCGCCATTGAAATCGCAGTCATCGATGGCCAGCGCGGTTTGGGTAACGGCTGGTGTCTGCCGGCAGGGCCTTTGCGTGAGCCGCCAGGCCGACTCAAGAAAGCCCAGCTTGTGGTCGTTAATCAGGGAAGCTGGCCTGATGCCTACCCCATGACGCTGACGCCCGGTGCCTTAACCCACCTGGTTTCCAGACGGCCCGTTGCAAAAGAGGAGCTCACCCTGCCCATCGCCGCCATGGCCGCCATTGGCAACCCGCAGCGCTTCTTTTCGACTCTGCAACAAATGGGCTTGATTTTTCAGCAATATTCTTTCCCTGATCATCACTTTTTTACCGCAAATGAGCTACAATTCTCCGAATCATCGGTCATTATGACTGAAAAGGATGCGGTGAAATGCCATTCTTTCGCAAGGGAAGGCTGGTATGTCTTACCGGTTGAAGCCACCTTACCTGATATATTCTGGCAAGCCTTGTGGTCACAAGAACAATTAAAAGGGTTAATTTCCACATGA
- a CDS encoding NAD(P)/FAD-dependent oxidoreductase: MKQNRDCYDCVIIGGGPAGLTAALYLARFRRHFKLFDSGESRAALIPVSHNYPAFAGGVAGVSLLALLKAQLACYETTVTTDKVRQLKKKAGSFEVFTDSACYLASTVLLATGVIDISPDLPHTEKAIAEGLLRYCPVCDAYEVKNKRIGVIVRDRKGLNEALFVRHYSSDVLVLTQKNAVLTDYDKRRMRQAGIRLLSQPDIHFDFERRSIAIQAEQILHIDTLYAALGTIQQNKLALELGAREDKGDLLVNRHQQTAVPGLYAAGDITAGLNQLVVAQGQGAIAATDIHNRLKKRG; the protein is encoded by the coding sequence GTGAAACAAAACAGGGATTGTTATGATTGCGTAATCATAGGCGGCGGGCCGGCGGGTTTAACGGCAGCACTCTATTTAGCCCGCTTTCGCCGGCATTTTAAACTGTTTGACAGCGGCGAAAGCCGGGCGGCCCTGATTCCTGTTTCTCATAACTACCCGGCGTTTGCAGGGGGGGTAGCGGGCGTCAGCTTACTGGCGTTATTGAAAGCGCAACTGGCCTGCTATGAAACCACGGTTACAACCGACAAAGTGAGGCAACTCAAAAAGAAGGCCGGGTCATTTGAGGTCTTTACAGACAGTGCCTGCTACCTCGCCAGCACAGTTCTTTTAGCGACCGGGGTTATCGATATCAGCCCTGATTTGCCGCATACGGAAAAAGCCATTGCCGAAGGATTATTGCGCTATTGCCCTGTTTGCGATGCCTATGAAGTCAAAAACAAACGCATTGGTGTGATTGTTCGGGATAGGAAAGGATTGAACGAAGCCCTGTTTGTGCGTCATTACTCGTCCGACGTGCTGGTGCTCACGCAAAAAAACGCCGTACTGACAGACTACGACAAACGGCGCATGAGGCAGGCAGGTATCCGGCTGTTGTCTCAGCCTGACATTCATTTTGATTTCGAGCGCCGTTCCATTGCGATTCAAGCGGAACAAATCCTCCATATTGACACGCTCTACGCGGCCCTGGGCACCATTCAGCAGAATAAACTGGCCCTTGAGCTCGGTGCACGTGAAGACAAAGGTGATCTGCTGGTCAACCGGCACCAGCAGACTGCTGTTCCGGGCTTGTATGCAGCAGGGGATATTACGGCCGGTTTAAATCAACTGGTGGTCGCGCAAGGACAAGGAGCCATTGCGGCAACGGATATCCATAATCGCTTGAAAAAAAGGGGCTAA
- a CDS encoding cyanophycinase, with translation MKPNGRILILGGAETHEEKKPGILESDNYHLLTDVICQNKPNRLEFIIAGGKDFDETIKKYQDIFKKFPDLHADFMIIENRDDAENNENIERIKSAESVFFSGGDQAKIIEILQRTPLINEIKKSCKTKREFLVIGTSAGAMMLPEKMIKEGSNSEAQVDEYLKLADGLDFMNGCIIDTHFIQRGRFARLAHAVSGNANDIGIGLEENTALLLDNGKAWCHGQGTVVLIDGRERKESQACREKDLGYITNLKVHLLVAGCYFELDTLTIGMEQAHGAPGWE, from the coding sequence ATGAAGCCAAATGGACGAATTTTAATTTTGGGCGGAGCGGAGACTCATGAAGAAAAAAAGCCGGGAATTCTCGAGTCTGATAATTACCATCTACTGACAGATGTCATTTGTCAGAACAAGCCAAATCGTCTTGAATTCATTATTGCGGGCGGGAAAGATTTTGATGAAACCATTAAAAAATACCAGGATATTTTTAAAAAATTCCCCGATTTGCATGCTGATTTTATGATTATTGAGAACAGGGATGATGCTGAAAATAATGAAAATATTGAACGAATAAAATCTGCTGAAAGCGTGTTTTTTTCTGGCGGAGATCAAGCTAAAATAATCGAAATTTTACAGCGTACGCCCCTGATTAATGAGATTAAAAAAAGCTGCAAAACCAAACGCGAATTCCTGGTTATTGGTACCAGTGCAGGTGCGATGATGCTGCCTGAAAAAATGATCAAGGAGGGGAGTAATTCTGAGGCACAGGTGGATGAATACCTGAAACTGGCTGACGGCCTGGATTTCATGAATGGGTGCATCATTGATACCCATTTCATCCAGCGAGGACGTTTTGCCCGTTTGGCGCATGCGGTGAGTGGCAATGCCAATGACATCGGGATAGGACTTGAAGAAAACACGGCACTGCTGTTAGACAATGGAAAAGCCTGGTGTCACGGCCAGGGCACGGTGGTGTTAATCGATGGACGCGAACGTAAGGAAAGTCAGGCCTGCCGCGAAAAGGATCTTGGCTATATCACCAATCTCAAGGTCCATCTTCTGGTTGCCGGCTGTTATTTTGAACTGGACACGCTCACCATCGGTATGGAGCAGGCGCATGGAGCTCCCGGCTGGGAATAG
- a CDS encoding quinone-dependent dihydroorotate dehydrogenase: MYSLLRPLLFKLDTERAHALALHALRWLPSACFEKPKQRPVKALGLDFPHPIGLAAGFDKNGEHLDALAKLGFSFIELGTVTPRPQPGNPKPRLFRLPKANAIINRMGFNNQGVDALVGHVARARYQGILGINIGKNKDTPLTHAAEDYRYCLQKVFKQASYVTINISSPNTPDLRLLQRGDFFIDLLTQLTDERKRLEDQYQRTVPLLVKVSPDESDDALKQMAHVVVSQGMNGIIATNTTSGREAVASLPYGQETGGLSGQPLASRSTACLRLLNEVVGKDVCLIGVGGIDSGEIAREKLAAGASLLQVYTGLIYQGPGLISRLTTALDA; encoded by the coding sequence ATGTATTCTCTGCTTCGTCCACTGTTGTTTAAACTGGACACTGAGCGTGCGCATGCGCTGGCCCTGCATGCCCTGCGCTGGCTGCCTTCGGCCTGTTTCGAAAAGCCAAAACAGAGGCCTGTTAAGGCCTTGGGTCTTGATTTCCCTCATCCCATTGGTTTGGCGGCCGGATTTGATAAAAATGGCGAACACCTCGATGCACTGGCTAAACTGGGCTTTTCCTTTATTGAATTGGGCACGGTAACGCCCAGGCCACAACCGGGCAACCCGAAACCCCGTCTTTTTCGCCTGCCTAAAGCCAATGCCATCATTAACCGCATGGGGTTTAATAACCAGGGGGTGGATGCCTTGGTGGGGCATGTCGCCCGGGCGCGCTATCAAGGCATACTCGGCATCAATATTGGTAAAAATAAAGACACGCCTCTGACCCACGCCGCCGAAGATTACCGGTACTGTCTGCAAAAGGTGTTTAAGCAGGCCTCCTATGTGACCATTAACATCTCATCCCCCAATACGCCTGATTTACGCCTCCTGCAGCGCGGCGATTTTTTTATTGATTTGCTGACGCAGTTGACCGACGAACGCAAGCGTTTGGAAGATCAATACCAGCGCACCGTGCCGCTGCTGGTGAAAGTTTCTCCGGATGAAAGCGACGACGCATTGAAACAGATGGCTCATGTGGTAGTCAGTCAGGGAATGAATGGCATCATCGCCACCAATACGACCTCTGGGCGAGAGGCAGTGGCTTCCTTACCCTATGGTCAGGAGACAGGCGGCTTGAGCGGGCAGCCCCTGGCTTCGCGTTCGACCGCCTGTTTACGCCTTTTAAACGAAGTAGTCGGCAAAGACGTCTGTTTGATTGGTGTGGGCGGCATCGACAGCGGTGAAATAGCGCGGGAGAAACTGGCGGCGGGGGCTTCGTTGTTACAGGTTTACACCGGTTTGATTTATCAGGGTCCTGGTTTGATCAGTCGTCTGACGACCGCCCTGGACGCTTAG
- a CDS encoding protein kinase, protein MITIDPTQLNAAGKKLLFDLMTQAADTEIAAGKHVLSYGENTEAIFLLHPLLITKKTATSIHAEVLDAPFENGSYGSVMLSLGKIKSENDMSFKERTPEKQQVIKCIALSQMPEKRIHKEALRTQLGNESLHCKEPVFSKTFGFLRMRKAGEMDLFKLQRRLIKSKIELSLLQYLELSLAIVKAVDELHAKGRIHRDIKPENIMVSLSPLTVKLIDFAFSCPSSKTQGKRIKGTLPFLPPEVFFKMKISTAGDIFSLGMTLADFWGDSSMDHLNERMADSFEKYYGHRKQQKLKLFTGMTVPSEIAKPLNEVLHGMIRFNPDERTPLNRVMSTLANLIELEKQYLAQLSDSEDGDETPGPELPVRVG, encoded by the coding sequence ATGATTACGATTGATCCCACCCAACTCAATGCTGCGGGTAAAAAATTGCTTTTTGATTTAATGACTCAAGCCGCGGATACTGAAATCGCCGCTGGGAAACACGTGTTGTCTTATGGGGAAAATACCGAAGCGATTTTCCTGCTGCACCCGCTGCTCATTACTAAAAAAACCGCCACCAGCATTCATGCGGAAGTATTGGACGCCCCGTTTGAAAACGGCAGTTATGGGTCAGTCATGTTAAGCCTTGGCAAGATTAAAAGCGAAAACGACATGTCGTTTAAGGAACGCACGCCTGAAAAGCAACAAGTCATCAAATGCATCGCCCTAAGCCAGATGCCCGAAAAGCGGATTCATAAAGAAGCGCTGCGTACGCAGCTTGGCAATGAGTCTTTACACTGTAAAGAACCGGTATTCAGTAAGACGTTTGGATTTCTGCGCATGCGAAAGGCGGGTGAGATGGACTTATTTAAACTGCAAAGGCGTCTTATCAAGAGCAAAATTGAATTAAGCCTGCTTCAATACCTGGAGCTGTCGTTAGCGATTGTCAAAGCCGTGGATGAACTCCATGCGAAAGGGCGTATTCATCGGGATATTAAACCAGAAAACATCATGGTTTCCCTCTCGCCCCTGACGGTCAAATTAATTGATTTTGCCTTTTCCTGCCCCAGCAGTAAAACCCAGGGTAAACGCATCAAAGGCACCCTCCCCTTTCTACCGCCAGAGGTATTCTTTAAGATGAAAATCAGTACAGCGGGTGATATTTTTTCACTGGGCATGACTCTGGCTGATTTTTGGGGCGACAGCTCCATGGACCACCTCAATGAAAGAATGGCTGACAGTTTTGAAAAATACTACGGGCACCGTAAGCAACAGAAGCTTAAACTCTTTACCGGGATGACCGTGCCGTCAGAGATAGCCAAACCCTTAAACGAGGTGCTGCATGGCATGATCCGCTTTAATCCAGACGAACGGACACCCCTCAATCGTGTCATGAGCACTCTGGCGAATCTCATTGAACTGGAAAAGCAATACCTGGCGCAATTGTCAGACAGTGAGGACGGAGACGAAACGCCTGGTCCTGAATTGCCCGTACGAGTCGGTTAA